From one Halococcus agarilyticus genomic stretch:
- a CDS encoding DCC1-like thiol-disulfide oxidoreductase family protein, whose translation MSSADRSARPRLVYDDDCGFCTWWAEWAVLNGEFEPRGFSELTDAERDRLPDDWEECVHLLADGTVYSCGAATEEVLARIGTVPPAILGFLNGFSDYEGLRERLYRAAADRRDLLGKVVSAEPPVERRRE comes from the coding sequence ATGAGCAGCGCCGACCGATCCGCGCGGCCGCGGCTGGTTTACGACGACGACTGTGGGTTCTGCACGTGGTGGGCCGAGTGGGCCGTGCTGAACGGCGAGTTCGAGCCGCGGGGCTTCTCGGAACTCACCGACGCCGAGCGCGACCGCCTCCCCGACGACTGGGAGGAGTGTGTCCACCTCCTCGCCGACGGCACCGTGTACTCCTGCGGAGCGGCCACCGAGGAGGTCCTGGCGCGCATCGGTACGGTCCCCCCCGCAATCCTCGGCTTCTTGAACGGGTTTTCCGACTACGAGGGGCTCCGCGAGAGGCTCTACCGAGCGGCGGCCGACCGGCGGGACCTGTTGGGGAAGGTCGTCAGCGCCGAACCGCCGGTCGAACGCAGACGCGAGTAG
- a CDS encoding cupin domain-containing protein: MPVDESDLDWSPIGPDDTGFRRKQLGDADGGDQLGCSLYELPAGERSWPYHYHTKNEEAMYVLAGSGLLHLDDEEHSLSAGTYVALPTGEEHAHRIVNDGDETLRYLVISTMDEPDVVGYPDAGAVGVYAGSPPGGDEDDRELSGFFDPEDRLDFWTDVADAGADGSGEPDGSDGSSASEGSTE, from the coding sequence ATGCCCGTCGACGAATCCGACCTCGACTGGAGCCCGATCGGCCCCGACGACACCGGCTTCCGGCGCAAACAGCTCGGCGACGCCGACGGTGGCGACCAGTTGGGCTGTAGTCTCTACGAACTCCCCGCCGGCGAGCGCTCGTGGCCGTACCACTACCACACGAAAAACGAGGAAGCGATGTACGTTCTCGCCGGCTCCGGCCTCCTGCACCTCGACGACGAGGAGCACTCCCTTTCCGCCGGCACGTACGTCGCGCTCCCGACCGGCGAGGAACACGCCCACCGCATCGTCAACGACGGCGACGAGACGCTCCGCTACCTCGTGATCTCGACGATGGACGAGCCCGACGTGGTGGGGTATCCCGACGCGGGCGCGGTCGGGGTGTACGCCGGCTCGCCGCCCGGCGGCGACGAGGACGACCGCGAACTCTCTGGATTTTTCGACCCCGAGGACCGACTCGACTTCTGGACCGACGTGGCCGATGCGGGAGCGGACGGCTCGGGCGAGCCGGACGGGTCGGATGGGTCATCGGCGTCGGAAGGATCGACGGAGTGA